The following proteins come from a genomic window of Ovis canadensis isolate MfBH-ARS-UI-01 breed Bighorn chromosome 22, ARS-UI_OviCan_v2, whole genome shotgun sequence:
- the SFR1 gene encoding swi5-dependent recombination DNA repair protein 1 homolog isoform X2: MESLSNSALMLPSTPQAGANPPSPHSSSSRKQPMSATLRERLRKTRSSFNSCYSVVKRLKVESEENDQTFSQKSAPSTEENCLEFHEKFKHIDSEFEESTYLKDTFKNINVCESKSLDAEPSSDLQNDFMNENLAKHELNKEKAELMKQIHEKEDLLRRLKLVKMYRSKNDLSQLQLLIEKWRSCSQQLLYELQSAMSEENKKLSLTQLIDHYGLDDKLLHYNRNEEEFIGV; encoded by the exons ATGGAAAGTCTATCAAACTCGGCTTTGATGTTACCTAGCACTCCACAAGCTGGTGCCAATCCACCATCTCCCCATTCAAGTAGTTCAAGAAAACAA CCTATGAGTGCAACCCTTAGAGAAcgattaaggaaaaccagatctTCATTTAATTCCTGTTATAGTGTGGTAAAACGGCTTAAAGTAGAGAGTGAGGAAAATGATCAGACTTTTTCACAGAAATCAGCACCTTCAACAGAAGAAAACTGTTTGGAATTTCACGAAAAATTTAAACACATAGATAGTGAATTTGAAGAAAGTACATATTTGAAAGATACCTTCAAGAATATCAATGTTTGTGAATCTAAATCACTTGATGCTGAGCCATCCAGTGATCTCCAAAATGACTTTATGAATGAGAATCTTGCCAAGCATGaactaaacaaagaaaaagcagaattgATGAAGCAGATTCACGAGAAAGAAGACCTTCTTCGGAGGCTGAAGCTAGTCAAAATGTATAGATCAAAG aaTGACCTGTCTCAGTTACAGTTGTTAATAGAGAAGTGGAGAAGCTGTAGCCAGCAGTTGCTTTATGAGTTGCAGTCAGCTATGTCTGAGGAGAACAAGAAACTAAGCCTTACTCAGCTGATAGACCATT
- the SFR1 gene encoding swi5-dependent recombination DNA repair protein 1 homolog isoform X1: MKKEREEAAKKSAHLMGTVSCFKALPSKRPRAQCRDSRALGGAEPRVSVNSANHASRPLRFVLPPCGISRPRARSPASPGAGRRGPVCQSIWPIARLFLLPRGPASETAPRLARSLCCLGMAEGEVKQDFKMESLSNSALMLPSTPQAGANPPSPHSSSSRKQPMSATLRERLRKTRSSFNSCYSVVKRLKVESEENDQTFSQKSAPSTEENCLEFHEKFKHIDSEFEESTYLKDTFKNINVCESKSLDAEPSSDLQNDFMNENLAKHELNKEKAELMKQIHEKEDLLRRLKLVKMYRSKNDLSQLQLLIEKWRSCSQQLLYELQSAMSEENKKLSLTQLIDHYGLDDKLLHYNRNEEEFIGV; encoded by the exons ATGAAAAAAGAGCGAGAAGAAGCCGCGAAGAAAAGCGCGCACCTCATGGGAACCGTTAGTTGCTTTAAAGCTCTTCCCAGCAAACGGCCGCGCGCGCAGTGCCGCGACTCTCGGGCGCTGGGCGGAGCAGAGCCGCGCGTATCGGTCAACTCGGCCAATCACGCGTCACGGCCCCTCCGTTTCGTCCTGCCCCCTTGCGGAATCTCGAGGCCGCGCGCGCGCAGTCCCGCCTCTCCGGGCGCTGGGCGGAGAGGACCTGTGTGTCAATCAATCTGGCCAATCGCGCGTCTCTTCCTCCTCCCGCGCGGCCCGGCCTCTGAAACGGCGCCCCGGCTAGCGCGCTCTTTGTGCTGTCTGGGGATGGCTGAGGGAG aagTAAAGCAAGATTTCAAGATGGAAAGTCTATCAAACTCGGCTTTGATGTTACCTAGCACTCCACAAGCTGGTGCCAATCCACCATCTCCCCATTCAAGTAGTTCAAGAAAACAA CCTATGAGTGCAACCCTTAGAGAAcgattaaggaaaaccagatctTCATTTAATTCCTGTTATAGTGTGGTAAAACGGCTTAAAGTAGAGAGTGAGGAAAATGATCAGACTTTTTCACAGAAATCAGCACCTTCAACAGAAGAAAACTGTTTGGAATTTCACGAAAAATTTAAACACATAGATAGTGAATTTGAAGAAAGTACATATTTGAAAGATACCTTCAAGAATATCAATGTTTGTGAATCTAAATCACTTGATGCTGAGCCATCCAGTGATCTCCAAAATGACTTTATGAATGAGAATCTTGCCAAGCATGaactaaacaaagaaaaagcagaattgATGAAGCAGATTCACGAGAAAGAAGACCTTCTTCGGAGGCTGAAGCTAGTCAAAATGTATAGATCAAAG aaTGACCTGTCTCAGTTACAGTTGTTAATAGAGAAGTGGAGAAGCTGTAGCCAGCAGTTGCTTTATGAGTTGCAGTCAGCTATGTCTGAGGAGAACAAGAAACTAAGCCTTACTCAGCTGATAGACCATT